The genomic region tacATGCTAGTCCtctggtctaagacagtccaaaaatattagtaaacatgaacaactctgtccttttttttttttttttttttttttaaactggagagctaaaactcaaatgtgtgatgtcatagggtgtGAAGTCTGGAACTGCTCCATAGACGATAAAGGGAGAAAACTGCTTTAGGGGAGCTCCAGGGGAGTGTTGTGAGTAAATGGGTACATTTTCCGTTTCAGAAGTGAGAACACAACAGGATAATAAAGCTAATTTGAGTGTAAAGAAGACAATCAAATATTCTGTggatccacaaaatcagtctagagcagctccagattttacaccctatgacatcacaagtttgagacactctggtttctggctttgggagagagtagctcatgttcacaaatactgattgaaCTTTCATAGGCCATGAAATTAActttggaattcttaatttatgTGGTGTTcatcttttaaatgtttaaattgaACTTGATATAAATGATAAATTTTaacttaaaagaaaaaggaaatgcTGTGTATTACTTTAAATTCCCACGTATTCATTTTTATCAAGTAAATTGTGTGTTTATTGAGGTGCTGAACACTGAAGGTAATCTCATATACTTGTGTGCTTATTTGGGATCATGAAATTTTATCGGTCATCAAACTAATTAGTCAATTAAGTAATGGAAAGTAATTTTCTTTAaatgggggggctggagccaatTCCAATTGATGTTGGGCGAGATGCGGGGTACATgttggacaggtcgccagactatcacagggctgacatatagagacaggcaaccattcatggtcacattcacacctatgggcaattgaGAGCCCCTAATtgacctaacctgcatgttGCTGGACTGTTtgaggaagctggagaaaatgaagaaaacccacactgacatggggagaaacTCCAAACGGAAGGGCCCCAGCAGGCCGGGAGGTTCAAAGCCGAAACCTAATGGTGCAAACCAATGCACCCTCTTGCAACCCCTCTGGAATCCCATATTGATGATCAACCATTACAAAAataatagtattttttttttttttttttttttaaaaaaaagcacataagCAAATTGGAtgctcacaaaaataaaataaaaaaaggtattTGTATACCACTGCAATAaaggttttatgtttttaattgtgtCACTATAACTGTGCTCCTTGCCTGCTGCACGGGGAcatagtgccatctagtggtcatAGTGTAAGGGGCAGCTTTCTCTTTAAATGACATGATACATAGAGGAGTGGGCAAAGTAAAATACCTCCCAATAACACACGCAGTGGATACTGATAATACATGTTGATTGATCTTGACTTATAGTTACATCCAGGATCCACACAGGTATTACAGTTTGGTATAtctaattcatttttttttttttaatttaatttttgtttcaattaaatttagtttcagttagttttttttttaataaattataatATGGGACTTATTTGTCTAGgactatgttttttttctaatgtctagtttttatttaagttaactaaaatgttttttacacctaattttattttttattttagttaactATAACTTTATCTACATGCTGCACAAAGACTAACTCATGACACTTTGCACATATGTTGCTTGAAAGAGTTTTAGAGTTCAGTAATGCAACCAACACAGAATTCACAGATGCATATCAATATATATTTTCAGGATAATTTACGTAAAATACAATTTTCAAACATCAAGCATTGTAAGCATAGCCAGCCAGATCCAAACTTTAACCTGgtcataaacataaaaacatacaatcTGTAGTATTGTCTCCAAAATCCTGTAAAGTTACACTGTCACGTAAACTACAACCATAATAACAGACAACTCATAAAGAGTGCACGTGAAAGCATTGGCAAGTACGACAAATAATGTGAAACACCAATATTGTGCCGTCCAGGATAATGTTACAAGCCTCTGTTGGAGAGCATCACATCTTCTATAACAAGTCTGGCTGCCAAGTCTAACAGTATTTCCTCGCTTCACTTCGATGCCGTCAAGGAAAGAGCCTCGGCCTTCAGGAAACATTTCACACATTCTCTGGTCTTGAGGTCTCAAGAAATGTACAAACACGAGTGTTTATGGACAATGTTGATAATTCTATCATCTCCCATCTTAATCCGAGAGGTATCTCTACCTCACCTGTCTGAATGACTCTCCTACCCAAGTCGGTGGTGTACGCATTGTGATGGTTACAGAGGCAAGTTAAACACAGTGAGGTTTACCGGGAAACCAGCAGATACTGAAGGGAGGAGGAACGCCGGAACTGAACAGTCCCATTTTCCTGCCTACATCCTCTGAATCTCAAAAAGGCGAACATCAGTGTCATACCAGATAGGAGGGTCCACGTTGCTGTAAAAACAGAGTAAGATGTTAGTAAGTGCGGACAGACGACTGTTTGCATAATCCTCAGCTCTCTCGTGGCTGACTCACCGCAAATACACGACACCCCACATGTAGGTGCGAAACCACATGGCCGTGCCTGCGTTGGCCTGATACTTTCGGATGAGGATGGGGTGAGGAACTGGCAGCAGGCCCACTAATGTGCCGTGCTGGAGAAACTTCAAGATCTCTGATTCATCTGTCAAACCCCTGCAGTGAAACATTTGGTGATATATCAGAGGAATCACAGCCAATATATGACTTTATATGCTGAGCAAAAAGGAATACATACTTGTCGATGCAGATCTTCTCCACCTGAGGGACTAGCACTTGTAGAAGTCGCATGATAGTCTGAAGGGGTAGTTTACACTTCCAGGAGAGGACCTGGGACAGAAAATCCACATCAGTTACACATTCTGCCAACATAAGAGAGGCTTAGGGTAAAAGACGCTACTGACCCATTCTGGTGTGGGTGCCCAAAACGATGTTGAAGACGCACTTGACAAACGTCTTCTTTCCATCTCTGCTTCAGTGTAAAAAACATCCTGATAATGTGAAGAAATAAAGTTACTAACATGCATATGGTtttatacaaatacacacactcaacCACACACACTTACTTCATTGTCTCGGCCTGAGTTTGACTCTGTGTCGCTGGTCCCGGCGACTGCGCTTTGGTCTGAGTGGACTGCTTGTGAAGGGTCTGTCTTTGGAACTGACACCATAGTGCCATCCTCTGACACCTGGGACTTCTCAGTCAGTTTATCGATACCTGCAGGACACCATGAATCACAGGAAACCAGTCACTTGAAGGATAGGTCTGCTGATGGTCTGTTTTTCGtaatgtcaacaaatcccatgaacaGACCAGAAACAAGAATAGAATTATCCTAGTTACAAGTATTGTCAACTGATACGGCTTATTCCTCTGTACCATAGAGCTCAATTTTTGTccataaaaataatgataatttgatgccttttggattttggatataCTAATATTGCGAgtgttgcctttttttctggtttaaaaGACTGCATTacagtgatgtgttttaatttttctgaactccccagactgttctagctgttctcaTTATTTGCCTTTATCCATTTAGTCATTATACCACCATTACTGatgaatatttataaaaaaatgcACCAGTAATCATGCCTAAAATATTGCAGTAACATTcatatcaaggtatttggtgaaaaaaatccTGATATTTGATTCGCTCCATATCACCCTGCCCTATTCTGTCTGCTCTGTCTTTATTTGTAAGAATTTTTTCGGCATTTTAGCTCTGACACTTTTACAGTGAAAAGGAAGACAGGAAACAGGGGAAGAGAGGGGCGTATGACATGCAACGTAGGTCCCCGGCTGGGTTTGAACTGGTGATGTTTCAGTTATGTGGCATGCGCTGTAGCCAATCAGTGCTCCAATTCTAAATATACTTTCTTGCTGCTCTACATAGCCACTGATGCAACAAATACAcaactgaaaatagtccctcagaaatacaatttttttcttttctttaatttaatttaatttaatttaatttaatttaatttaattgttggttattttattttattttattttattctattttatttatttatttatctatgtgtTCGGTAGAAAACAATAGGTTTGGGGTCaacaaataaatgtcaaaaagtTGATGGACTAATGCACTGCTGTTTTTggtttgaaatataaaataaccaGCTTTTGcctttgaaattattttttcacaaaCTTGCATTTTTTGAGAAAGTAACCCACTGGTTCACTTTACCTTTATTAACCCATGGTATattccaaaaaatattaataaaacaaatatgatCATTCTGAATTATTAAACACTCATTTCTCTTAGTTGTAGTTCTCGTCAGGTGCTTAATGTATTCTATGCTAACATGTAAGTTTGTGCACGTGACAGACATCCACTGCACAGCCAACAGATGGTGGTAATTTTATAAATAGTACAGTAACCAGTTGACCAATGAGCCAGTTCAACAATCAGTAACAACTAAGCAGCACAGAGTCAGTACCTGGAATAGCGACCAGACTGGCCTTCAGTGTACCAGGCTCTGCCGGCACAGCAGGATGAGAGCCCTCCATGGATACAGTCTCCTGCGAGCTTGTGCGGGAAATAACATCTGgagacttcctcttcctctgcaaagCCTTCTGGATGGAAGCGGGATCAGAGGGCAGGTTGGCCAACTGGTGGAAAACGTTGCGTTTGCGGATGATGGCGTACACCAAGTTGCAGTTTCCTGGAGGTGAGAGAAAGCAGGACAGATGCATTTTATGAACAGATGTGTTCCTTAAAATATCTTGACacaaaaattttaaaaagggaAGCTGTTGACATACATACAAACCTAGACGTCTGTTACATGTCAGCTTTCTCTTACCGTCAAACTGATACTGGATAATATTGTTGAAAGCCTCGAGAAGGAAGAACACAAGGTGATGGTTCTGGGCTGCAGAGAACAGGAACCAGCTGGTGGAGAAGGCCTCCAGCAGGTGGAGCAGTTTATTGGCTGCCACCATGGACAGGCTCTTCAGATAGGGAGACACTGCAGAAAAAAGCAAAGTTAGGAAGATGATTATGCAACGGtaacagacatttttatttgattaagtGGCATCTATTTCTAATGAGATGCTAAAACTTTAAATAAGTTGATGTTGCAAATAAAGTGTGTCGGACAGATGGCGCCAAAGCAATTCACCATTTACAACAATAGTGAGTAGGCAGTCGAACAGAGGCTGGAGACGCTGGTGGCCTGTGGTGATAATCTTGTGAAACacctacaaaacaaacacagtgacagctgTGAGCATTAACGGTGTCTCAATTTGGCGGCAATAAAGAACATTTCCGATGATGCAGCACAGTAAACACTCACCACTATGAGCAGGTCAGCATGAGTCCCTGTAAACACTGGGATGTCCATAGGCACATGGACGGTGTAGGGCTTATTCAAGCGCACGCCAAAGTTCCTCTCACCGCTCAGCAGTAGCAAAATGAACACACCGATGTGCATGAGTCCAACACGGGCTGCAGCCACAAAACACATCAGAGgttaataaacataaataccTGTAGAGTCTTGTTAGGTGCAAGGACAACACCGGGATGAGACTCACACTGATCAGCCCGTGCATCATTCAGATAGAAGAGTATAGGAACCAGAATATCCAGCACGTCACTACTCTTCAGGACAAAAAACAGGAACTTCTGTCAAGGGAACACAAAGGAGATTTTGTTGAATAAAAGCACAGACTCTTAATGAAAGACAGTCTTCCTTCTAGTCCTTTGTTCTGACCTTGTTGAAGTCACAAAGCTTCCAGAAAAGCACCAACAGTTCCTGGTGGAACTGGATCTTCTTGGTTGAGTTAGGCAGGTACGTCTGTGTCAAAGGGTTGGTCAGCAGACGAGCGAGGCCCTTCAGCACAAAGTCAAAATCCTGCcgatggagagacagaaagtgtgCTTTGGACAACTCCACAGGGAAGATCTGCACGTGTCTTATAGAAATGATAGCATACCTCCTCTCTGTGAATCCTCGACAAATAATTCACAAACAGATTTTCAGGGCCTGTAGACTGCACAAAGATGAAGAGATTTATTAGAGTGACAGCAAACAAATGCCACACTGGACTGATTATCTTGATTTGTCTTGGTGTCGCACCTCTTGCTCCTCCATGCTGGATGGAGAGGGGGGCCGGTGGGGAACCCCTCCATCGTGCTCCAACGTCACAATGAGGATCTGTACAGCCTGCTCCACCAGCTGCTCCCGGTAGTCGGAGAAGAGAAGGTGGTTGTACGGGATGCCGTAGCCCACTGGATCATAGGCACACACCACATTCAGCAGGGAGGTGAACAGAGGCAGAGCATGTCTAGGGAAAAAGACATAAAGACCATGTTAGAGAATCATGTGCAAGAATTTAccagtgcatttttttttttgatgaaaacTATAATATGAATGATCCTATTTTAGTCAATACAGAAAGAATGCAGTTAGGTgcagcaaataaattaaaatgcatttgcataatatctacatttatataaaataatatggAAGAACAAAGACTCTCACTTAGGAAATACATCCACCCCATGGTCCActtttaaaggagctctatgatatccagagcatatctatgattcagaggttgtctgcacatggctctcaacatggaggtagctGAGCCAGCGaccagcagctaacagtgctaacaacgcAAACAGCTCtaaacaacggcaacagtgctgacagggctaacagtgttaacagcgggaaaccagagggtgggtgctATGCTTCCAGGATGAGCCGTCCTGATATCAGAAATAACCGCTGTATAAGCGCAGTGCAGAGTGCTGGCCATAAGCTAGCAGGGATACACACATCTACTTACATGCTTGCGGGATACACACGTGGACTTACATGCACACATGGCCGGATCATCTTCCACGATAACGGACAGAGAAGTAATTCAGAAAGCACAGAGAGAGTGTGACTttgttctctgctcaggacgccattacaccaccatatctttacatagcaaatagttatttcctgctatattaatgctctgtactcacatagagctcctttaagcTTTTGTTTCGGATGTTTAATCCACATCTCACTGACAACTGAGCCCCAAGCAATCTCTGTGGTAACCAAGCAAACTAAACTTGTGATGAAGACCATTAAATGTGGTTGAAACCCCTGAATAAATCCCAGTAAGTGGACCATGAAccatattttttgttgttttttgttttatttgggtCAAACAACAGCTCTTGCATTCTCTGCCATGGCCAAattctgtttctatttattcacATTAATGTAGACTCTCCTAACCAAACTTACTTCttgtggcatttaaaaaaatcacttgaCAGTTGCATGGACTCACATCATCACATAATGTTTGTCCATATATATGTAGATGTGCCAACATGATCTGCCCATTACCTATTTTCTGTGGAGCAGAAGAACGTCACCCAGGGGTTGAGCACATTGTTGTCCGATGAAGGAGGCAGGTACATGGCCTCGGAGAAGCAGGTTAGTAACAATCTCAGCAGCTCTGTCCTGAAGAGAAtccggggggaaaaaaaaacaaacagcaaagaggtgcacagaaaaaaagtcagccATGTAAAAACGAGAGAGTAaagcctgtgttttttttttgttttttttactgcagaTGCTGCCAAGCACAGCTGCAAGCAGCCGGCTGACTCACCTATTTAGATCATGGATGTAGTTGAGAGGGGGGGACTGTGCAAAGCCCACGCCTGCCTCCCAGATGTATTCACAGCTGTCTATAGACTGCATGTTCTCCACCGAGTCCTGGCGAtcacagaaaaatatttataaatcaaattattttattcaaagtGCAGGATTAACATTTCTCCAAAGACTTGTTCAATTACATCGCAAATGATTGTCTGTAATGTTGCATTCTAAAA from Epinephelus moara isolate mb chromosome 18, YSFRI_EMoa_1.0, whole genome shotgun sequence harbors:
- the hid1a gene encoding protein HID1, which codes for MGSTDSKLNFRKAVIQLTTKTQPVEATDDAFWDQFWADTTTTVQDVFALVPAAEIRAVREESPSNLATLCYKAVEKLVQGAESGCPTEREKQVILNCTRILSRILPYIFEDQDWRGFFWSTVPGAGRAGTDELDDDDGARPLAESLLLAIADLLFCPDFTVHSHRRGPDSVENMQSIDSCEYIWEAGVGFAQSPPLNYIHDLNRTELLRLLLTCFSEAMYLPPSSDNNVLNPWVTFFCSTENRHALPLFTSLLNVVCAYDPVGYGIPYNHLLFSDYREQLVEQAVQILIVTLEHDGGVPHRPPSPSSMEEQESTGPENLFVNYLSRIHREEDFDFVLKGLARLLTNPLTQTYLPNSTKKIQFHQELLVLFWKLCDFNKKFLFFVLKSSDVLDILVPILFYLNDARADQSRVGLMHIGVFILLLLSGERNFGVRLNKPYTVHVPMDIPVFTGTHADLLIVVFHKIITTGHQRLQPLFDCLLTIVVNVSPYLKSLSMVAANKLLHLLEAFSTSWFLFSAAQNHHLVFFLLEAFNNIIQYQFDGNCNLVYAIIRKRNVFHQLANLPSDPASIQKALQRKRKSPDVISRTSSQETVSMEGSHPAVPAEPGTLKASLVAIPGIDKLTEKSQVSEDGTMVSVPKTDPSQAVHSDQSAVAGTSDTESNSGRDNEDVFYTEAEMERRRLSSASSTSFWAPTPEWVLSWKCKLPLQTIMRLLQVLVPQVEKICIDKGLTDESEILKFLQHGTLVGLLPVPHPILIRKYQANAGTAMWFRTYMWGVVYLRNVDPPIWYDTDVRLFEIQRM